One window of the Staphylococcus equorum genome contains the following:
- a CDS encoding DNA-3-methyladenine glycosylase family protein, with amino-acid sequence MLELTSWNIHVQDDCVQQLIKKDATLALLIKKVGNLQINIRPNPLKSLIRSIIGQQITVKVAASIFEQLTDAINDEWTVDKLSKIEDTQMKSLGLSKSKISYIHNLVTHIQHGKLDLENLHKLSNDEVIRTLTEVKGIGQWTAEVFLLFTLQRPDVVPVHDVGLQRSAQWLYGTTKAQRKAQLALCSERWKHCASIGTFYLWEAIHQDYLAYDSIHDIND; translated from the coding sequence GTGTTAGAATTGACCTCATGGAATATTCATGTACAAGATGACTGTGTTCAACAATTAATTAAAAAAGATGCAACATTAGCATTACTGATTAAAAAAGTCGGCAATCTTCAAATCAATATTCGTCCTAACCCATTAAAATCTTTAATTCGCTCTATAATAGGACAACAAATCACGGTAAAAGTGGCCGCATCTATTTTTGAACAGCTAACAGATGCTATCAATGATGAATGGACAGTTGATAAACTGTCAAAAATTGAAGATACGCAAATGAAATCCCTTGGTTTATCTAAATCTAAAATTAGTTATATTCATAATTTAGTAACACATATACAACATGGAAAACTAGATTTAGAAAATTTACACAAGTTAAGCAACGATGAAGTTATTCGTACGTTAACTGAAGTGAAAGGTATTGGGCAATGGACTGCCGAAGTTTTTTTATTATTTACATTACAGCGTCCAGATGTTGTCCCTGTTCATGATGTTGGTCTGCAAAGGTCAGCGCAATGGTTGTACGGTACAACTAAAGCGCAACGAAAAGCACAGCTTGCTTTATGTTCTGAACGTTGGAAGCATTGTGCATCTATTGGTACGTTCTATTTATGGGAAGCCATACATCAAGATTATTTAGCTTACGATTCCATACATGACATCAATGACTAA
- a CDS encoding DUF488 domain-containing protein: MTIHIQRIYDKEQKDGVRILVDRVWPRGVSKEDANLDYWLKELAPTSELRKWFDHDPKLYAAFKEKYEKELRENDNQQEAFNELKEIKSNTKKDITLLFAAKDEEHNQAVVLQDLLK, translated from the coding sequence ATGACTATTCACATTCAAAGAATTTATGATAAAGAACAAAAAGATGGTGTGCGTATACTTGTAGACCGCGTTTGGCCAAGAGGTGTATCTAAAGAGGATGCAAATTTAGATTATTGGTTAAAAGAACTTGCGCCTACATCTGAGTTAAGAAAATGGTTCGATCATGATCCTAAATTGTATGCTGCTTTCAAAGAAAAATATGAAAAAGAATTACGTGAAAATGACAATCAACAAGAAGCATTTAACGAACTTAAAGAAATCAAATCTAATACTAAAAAAGATATTACTTTATTATTTGCAGCTAAAGATGAAGAGCATAACCAAGCTGTCGTACTGCAAGACCTGCTAAAATAA
- a CDS encoding 6-pyruvoyl trahydropterin synthase family protein, giving the protein MTNFDNVQPPQQFKYRDNDVCIKNYYEFTCNNRIYFTEKFHKDLENHLYKFNIEILSAIDDYGLAMDFNEVDKLYKKEIEPYLDGKLVNETLPDMNTTAENIAFWIWEQFDRLLPENNKLQKLEFFETETQGLVITSELMEK; this is encoded by the coding sequence ATGACAAATTTCGATAATGTGCAACCACCTCAACAATTCAAATATCGAGATAACGATGTATGTATAAAAAACTATTATGAATTTACATGTAACAATCGTATTTATTTCACTGAAAAATTTCACAAAGATTTAGAGAATCATTTATACAAATTCAACATTGAAATTTTATCTGCAATTGATGATTATGGTCTAGCAATGGATTTTAATGAAGTTGATAAGTTATATAAAAAAGAAATTGAACCTTATTTAGACGGAAAATTAGTCAACGAAACATTGCCGGATATGAATACAACAGCTGAAAATATCGCTTTTTGGATTTGGGAACAATTTGATCGCTTATTACCAGAAAATAATAAACTGCAAAAACTAGAATTTTTTGAAACTGAAACACAAGGACTCGTAATAACTTCTGAATTAATGGAAAAATAA
- a CDS encoding PTS transporter subunit IIC — MMKVSPKQFINNVLSGVAIAIVAGLIPNAILGELFKLLSPKYPIFETMLQVVESIQFTVPLLVGALIAMRFNLTPLATAVVASSAFVGSGVAQFKDGVWMLVGVGDLINTMITAAIAVFFILIVGERFGSLTLIILPTIVGGLAALIGVLILPYIQMITTGIGNLVNSFTELQPILMSMLIALAFSFIIISPISTVATALAIGISGLAAGSASLGIVACEGVLVAGTMKMNRPGVPITIFLGGVKMMIPNMVRHPIILLPIFTNALITGFVGGLIGIEGTKESAGFGIIGLVGPISAFKFMEDSILMNLLLVFITFFVVPFIMGYLINLFYMKVLKLYDSNIYKFLA, encoded by the coding sequence ATGATGAAAGTCAGTCCGAAACAATTTATAAATAATGTATTATCAGGTGTAGCAATAGCGATTGTTGCAGGTCTGATTCCAAATGCAATTTTAGGTGAATTATTTAAATTGCTTTCACCAAAGTATCCAATATTCGAAACAATGTTACAAGTTGTCGAAAGTATACAATTTACAGTACCACTTCTTGTAGGAGCATTGATTGCAATGCGCTTCAATCTAACGCCATTAGCTACAGCAGTAGTTGCAAGTTCGGCATTTGTTGGTAGTGGGGTTGCACAATTCAAAGATGGTGTATGGATGCTTGTAGGCGTTGGGGATTTAATCAATACAATGATTACTGCAGCAATTGCAGTGTTTTTTATATTAATAGTAGGAGAACGTTTCGGTAGTTTAACGCTAATTATTTTACCAACAATTGTTGGAGGCTTGGCTGCATTAATAGGCGTACTCATACTGCCATACATACAAATGATTACTACAGGTATAGGTAATTTAGTAAATTCATTTACAGAATTACAACCTATATTAATGTCTATGCTTATTGCACTTGCATTTAGTTTCATAATTATTTCACCGATATCGACCGTGGCTACAGCCCTAGCCATAGGTATAAGTGGTCTAGCAGCTGGTTCTGCTTCGCTTGGCATCGTAGCATGTGAAGGTGTACTTGTTGCAGGCACAATGAAAATGAATAGACCAGGCGTACCGATAACGATTTTCTTAGGTGGCGTTAAAATGATGATACCGAATATGGTAAGACATCCTATTATTTTATTACCGATTTTTACAAACGCACTTATCACAGGGTTTGTAGGTGGGCTTATTGGCATAGAAGGTACTAAAGAATCAGCCGGATTTGGTATTATCGGGCTTGTAGGGCCAATTAGTGCCTTTAAATTTATGGAAGACTCGATATTAATGAATTTATTATTAGTATTTATCACGTTCTTTGTAGTTCCATTTATTATGGGGTACTTAATTAATCTTTTCTATATGAAGGTATTAAAACTGTATGATAGTAACATTTATAAATTCTTAGCATAA
- a CDS encoding transglycosylase, whose protein sequence is MKKTILASSLAVALGVTGYAATADNNQAHASEESIDKAHLAELAQSNAAELNEKPLHAGAYNYDFVLGGYEYTFTSDGQSWSWEYDVAGAQTASSNVSTNTTQDVSTQATTNTNEKSASEVSTQQQSNNVDVKPVAAPKASTTTKVETTQTSATTKTYETAKSSAASTGGSVKAQFLAAGGTEAMWNTIVLPESSGNPNAVNQLGYRGLGQTKEAWGTGSVATQTKGMINYAEQRYGSIDEALSFRSQNNWW, encoded by the coding sequence ATGAAGAAGACAATTTTAGCATCATCATTAGCAGTAGCATTAGGTGTAACAGGATACGCAGCAACAGCAGACAACAATCAAGCTCACGCTTCAGAAGAAAGCATCGACAAAGCGCATTTAGCTGAATTAGCACAAAGTAATGCTGCAGAATTAAATGAAAAACCATTACACGCTGGTGCATACAACTATGATTTCGTATTAGGCGGTTATGAATATACATTCACTTCAGACGGTCAATCATGGTCATGGGAATATGATGTAGCAGGTGCTCAAACTGCATCTTCTAACGTTTCTACAAACACAACTCAAGACGTTAGCACACAAGCAACTACTAATACTAACGAAAAATCAGCAAGCGAAGTAAGTACGCAACAACAATCAAATAATGTTGACGTAAAACCAGTTGCAGCTCCTAAAGCTTCAACTACTACAAAAGTTGAAACTACACAAACAAGTGCAACTACTAAAACTTACGAAACTGCAAAATCTTCAGCTGCTTCAACTGGTGGATCAGTTAAAGCTCAATTCTTAGCTGCTGGTGGTACAGAAGCTATGTGGAATACTATCGTATTACCTGAATCAAGTGGTAATCCAAATGCTGTTAACCAATTAGGTTACAGAGGTTTAGGACAAACTAAAGAAGCTTGGGGTACTGGTTCAGTAGCTACACAAACAAAAGGTATGATTAACTATGCTGAACAACGTTATGGTTCAATTGATGAAGCACTTTCATTCCGTTCTCAAAATAACTGGTGGTAG
- a CDS encoding aminotransferase class I/II-fold pyridoxal phosphate-dependent enzyme — protein sequence MSISDRLAQIPDSYFGKTMGQKVEHGPLPLINMAVGIPDGETPKGIINCFADAIRLPENQKYVAFHGKDSLKQAIVDFYERQYQVELDIEDEVCILYGTKNGLVALPTCIVNPGENVLLPDPGYTDYLAGVMLADAQPERLVLKPPYYLPEWDKVDKKVLANTRLVYLTYPNNPTGSVATKAVFDEAVAKFKNTKTKIVHDFAYSAFGFDGKNPSMLQSEGAKDLGVEIFSLSKGYNMSGFRVGFAVGNKDIIQALKKYQSHTHAGMFGALQDAATYALNHYDDFLEEQNETFKKRRNQFEAKLNEVDIPFEPMKGGIFLWLKTPPEYDGETFVDYLLQEQSILVAPGIPFGEHGRNYVRISLALDDQALLEAAERIQSLKYLYQ from the coding sequence ATGTCAATTTCAGATAGATTAGCACAAATTCCTGATAGTTACTTTGGTAAAACAATGGGGCAAAAGGTTGAACATGGGCCTTTACCATTAATCAATATGGCAGTCGGTATCCCTGATGGCGAAACGCCAAAAGGTATTATTAATTGTTTCGCTGATGCGATACGTCTTCCTGAGAATCAGAAGTATGTAGCATTTCATGGTAAAGATAGCTTGAAACAAGCAATTGTAGATTTTTATGAAAGGCAGTACCAAGTAGAATTAGATATAGAAGATGAAGTTTGTATTTTATATGGAACGAAGAATGGTTTAGTAGCGCTTCCAACATGTATCGTTAATCCTGGAGAAAATGTATTGCTACCGGATCCTGGTTATACAGACTATTTGGCAGGGGTGATGTTGGCTGATGCACAACCTGAGCGATTGGTACTTAAACCACCATATTATTTACCTGAATGGGATAAAGTAGATAAAAAAGTGCTAGCTAATACACGTCTAGTTTATTTAACTTATCCTAATAATCCAACTGGCTCAGTGGCTACAAAGGCTGTATTTGATGAAGCTGTTGCAAAATTTAAAAATACGAAAACTAAAATTGTTCATGATTTTGCATATAGTGCATTTGGTTTTGATGGTAAGAATCCCAGTATGTTGCAATCTGAAGGTGCGAAAGATTTGGGAGTAGAAATTTTTTCCTTATCTAAAGGTTACAACATGTCAGGATTTAGAGTGGGATTTGCAGTAGGGAATAAAGATATAATACAAGCCTTAAAGAAATACCAATCACATACACACGCTGGTATGTTTGGTGCGTTACAAGATGCAGCTACTTATGCATTGAATCATTATGATGATTTTTTAGAAGAACAAAATGAAACTTTTAAAAAACGTAGAAATCAATTTGAAGCAAAACTTAATGAAGTGGATATACCATTTGAACCGATGAAAGGTGGCATTTTCTTGTGGTTGAAAACACCGCCCGAATACGATGGTGAAACGTTTGTTGACTATTTATTACAAGAGCAATCTATTCTTGTTGCACCTGGCATACCTTTTGGTGAACATGGGCGTAACTATGTACGTATTTCATTGGCACTTGATGATCAAGCATTGTTGGAAGCAGCAGAACGTATTCAATCGCTTAAATATCTTTATCAATAA
- a CDS encoding D-lactate dehydrogenase, whose amino-acid sequence MTKIKLFGVREEDIPYIEAWATKYKVEVDLDKDLLTLDTVDRVEGFDGLSLSQQIPLDETVYKKLHDFGIKQIAQRSAGFDSYDLDLAQKYNLIISNVPSYSPHSIAEYTVSQALNLIRNYNDIQQKTATYDFRWQPAILSRSIRDLKVAVIGTGRIGSIVGKIFARGFDAEVVAYDIEPNEQCQTYLTYKDSVTEVVKDADIVTVHIPGSKENDYLFDEDLFKAFKKGAVFINCARGSIVKTSALIEALDNGTLKGAALDTYEGEKGLIPSDQRGTELKDDILTQLIERQDVILSPHIAFYTDAAVENLIVDALNATLEVLNTGDTALRVNTL is encoded by the coding sequence ATGACAAAAATCAAACTTTTTGGCGTGCGTGAAGAAGATATTCCCTACATAGAAGCATGGGCAACAAAATACAAAGTAGAGGTTGATTTAGATAAAGATTTACTTACTTTAGACACAGTAGATCGAGTAGAAGGATTTGATGGTTTATCTTTATCACAGCAAATTCCATTAGATGAAACAGTATATAAAAAATTACATGATTTTGGCATTAAACAAATTGCACAACGTAGTGCAGGTTTTGATAGTTATGATTTGGATTTAGCTCAAAAATATAACTTGATTATTTCAAATGTACCTTCGTATTCGCCACATTCAATTGCAGAGTATACAGTTTCTCAAGCACTTAATTTAATTCGTAATTATAATGATATTCAACAAAAAACAGCAACTTATGATTTCAGATGGCAACCAGCGATATTATCACGTTCTATCAGAGATTTAAAAGTCGCTGTAATCGGTACGGGACGCATTGGTTCTATTGTAGGAAAAATTTTTGCTCGAGGGTTTGACGCGGAAGTTGTGGCATATGATATTGAACCGAATGAACAATGCCAAACATATTTAACTTATAAAGATAGTGTGACTGAAGTTGTAAAAGATGCAGACATTGTCACTGTACATATTCCAGGTAGTAAAGAAAATGACTATTTATTTGACGAAGATTTATTCAAAGCATTTAAGAAGGGCGCTGTGTTTATCAACTGTGCGCGTGGTTCTATTGTAAAGACAAGTGCACTTATAGAAGCTTTGGATAATGGAACGTTAAAAGGTGCAGCGCTTGATACTTATGAGGGTGAGAAAGGATTGATTCCTAGTGATCAAAGAGGCACTGAACTTAAAGATGATATTTTAACTCAATTAATTGAACGACAAGATGTTATACTGTCTCCTCATATTGCATTTTATACAGATGCAGCAGTTGAAAATTTAATTGTGGATGCACTAAATGCAACATTAGAAGTATTGAACACTGGTGATACAGCCCTCCGTGTTAATACATTATAA
- the copZ gene encoding copper chaperone CopZ: protein MTAETIKVEGMSCDHCKQAVESALTNLDGVTTADVNLEENNVKVDYDDSKVEMSHMKEAIEDQGYDVK, encoded by the coding sequence ATGACTGCAGAAACAATTAAAGTAGAAGGCATGAGTTGTGATCACTGTAAACAAGCAGTAGAGTCAGCACTTACTAACCTTGATGGTGTTACAACAGCAGATGTTAACCTTGAAGAAAATAACGTTAAAGTAGATTATGATGACAGCAAAGTCGAAATGTCTCATATGAAAGAAGCAATTGAAGACCAAGGTTATGATGTAAAATAA
- a CDS encoding heavy metal translocating P-type ATPase, producing the protein MAEKKKTTLGITGMTCAACANRIEKNLNKINDVDATVNVTTEKATVAYNPESTTIDDLTHSIEKTGYGVLTEKAELDVIGMTCAACSNRIEKVLNRDAGVEHANVNLTTENATIAYNPEMTSIDDLIKKIQKIGYDAKPKQAASEKSSQKEQELKHKRNKLIISAILAAPLLLTMFVHLFGMQIPHIFMNPWFQFALATPVQFIIGWQFYVGAYKNLRNGSANMDVLVALGTSAAYFYSLYEMIKWLNLTNYTPHLYFETSAVLITLILFGKYLETRAKTQTTNALSELLNLQAKEARVLRNQEELMIPLNEVVQGDHLIIKPGEKIPVDGKVIKGTTSIDESMLTGESIPIEKVQNDNVIGSTMNKNGSITVEATKVGKDTALASIIKVVEEAQGSKAPIQRLADIISGYFVPIVVGIALLTFIVWITLVQTGQFEPALVAAIAVLVIACPCALGLATPTSIMVGTGKAAENGILFKGGEHIERTHQVNTVVLDKTGTITNGKPVVTDFDGDDKVLQLLASAEKGSEHPLAESIVNYAKKNHIPFLEVAHFEAIPGHGIKATIDGKSLCVGNRKFMIEENIAINSAETQLSRFEQDGKTAMMIAIDSELKGTIAVADTVKASTSEAIQQLHDLDIEVVMLTGDNERTAQAIAKQVGIDTVIAEVLPEEKASKIVELQDQGKTVAMVGDGVNDAPALVQADIGIAIGSGTEVAIEAADVTILGGDLLLIPKAMKASKSTIRNIRQNLFWAFGYNVAGIPIAALGLLAPWVAGAAMALSSVSVVTNALRLKRMKL; encoded by the coding sequence ATGGCTGAAAAGAAAAAAACGACTTTAGGTATCACCGGTATGACTTGTGCCGCGTGTGCAAATCGTATAGAGAAAAACTTAAATAAAATTAATGATGTAGATGCCACTGTAAACGTTACAACTGAAAAAGCAACGGTTGCTTACAATCCTGAATCGACAACGATTGATGACCTTACGCACTCCATTGAAAAAACAGGTTATGGCGTCTTAACTGAAAAAGCAGAACTCGATGTTATAGGCATGACTTGTGCCGCATGTTCGAATAGGATTGAAAAAGTATTAAACCGTGACGCTGGTGTTGAACATGCTAATGTCAATTTAACTACTGAAAATGCAACGATTGCTTATAATCCAGAAATGACTTCTATTGATGATTTGATTAAAAAAATTCAAAAAATAGGTTATGATGCAAAACCAAAACAAGCAGCCAGTGAGAAAAGTTCGCAAAAAGAACAAGAGTTAAAACACAAACGCAATAAACTTATTATTTCAGCAATTTTAGCAGCACCCTTATTGCTTACAATGTTTGTACACCTTTTCGGTATGCAAATTCCTCATATCTTTATGAATCCATGGTTTCAATTTGCATTAGCAACACCTGTTCAGTTTATAATCGGTTGGCAATTTTATGTAGGTGCCTATAAAAATTTACGCAATGGTTCTGCCAACATGGATGTGCTTGTCGCCTTAGGTACAAGTGCCGCATACTTCTATAGTTTATACGAAATGATAAAATGGCTAAACCTTACAAATTATACACCGCATCTATATTTTGAAACGAGTGCAGTACTAATCACATTGATTCTTTTTGGAAAGTATTTAGAAACGCGCGCAAAAACACAAACTACAAATGCTTTAAGTGAATTGCTCAACCTTCAAGCAAAAGAAGCACGCGTGTTACGTAATCAAGAAGAACTTATGATTCCATTAAACGAGGTTGTCCAAGGCGATCACCTTATCATTAAACCTGGTGAGAAAATACCTGTAGACGGTAAAGTCATTAAAGGAACCACTTCTATAGACGAATCTATGTTAACTGGTGAATCTATACCAATTGAGAAAGTTCAAAATGATAACGTCATCGGTTCCACAATGAATAAAAATGGGTCTATTACAGTAGAAGCAACTAAAGTTGGCAAAGACACAGCGCTCGCTTCAATTATTAAAGTTGTAGAAGAAGCACAAGGATCTAAAGCACCTATTCAACGTCTTGCTGATATTATTTCTGGCTATTTTGTACCGATTGTAGTTGGCATTGCTTTACTCACATTTATTGTATGGATTACACTCGTACAAACAGGACAATTCGAACCAGCATTAGTTGCTGCAATCGCAGTACTCGTCATCGCCTGCCCTTGTGCACTTGGGTTAGCTACGCCTACTTCTATTATGGTAGGTACTGGAAAAGCTGCCGAAAACGGTATTCTTTTTAAAGGTGGCGAACATATTGAACGTACACACCAAGTCAATACTGTTGTATTAGATAAGACAGGTACAATTACAAATGGTAAACCCGTAGTCACTGATTTTGATGGTGATGATAAAGTGTTACAACTACTCGCAAGTGCAGAAAAAGGTTCTGAACATCCTTTAGCTGAATCTATTGTGAACTACGCTAAAAAGAATCACATTCCATTTTTAGAAGTAGCACATTTCGAAGCGATACCAGGTCACGGTATAAAAGCGACAATTGATGGTAAATCATTATGTGTTGGTAATCGCAAATTTATGATAGAAGAAAACATTGCAATAAACAGTGCTGAAACACAATTATCACGTTTTGAACAAGATGGAAAAACAGCGATGATGATTGCCATAGATAGCGAATTAAAAGGAACAATCGCTGTTGCAGACACTGTTAAAGCTTCAACAAGTGAAGCAATTCAGCAACTTCATGATTTAGATATTGAAGTCGTGATGCTCACTGGAGATAACGAACGTACTGCACAAGCTATTGCAAAGCAGGTAGGCATCGACACAGTAATCGCCGAGGTATTACCTGAAGAAAAAGCCTCAAAAATTGTAGAGCTACAAGATCAAGGCAAGACAGTAGCCATGGTTGGTGATGGTGTCAATGATGCGCCAGCACTTGTACAAGCAGACATTGGTATAGCAATTGGTAGCGGTACAGAAGTTGCTATCGAAGCTGCTGACGTTACAATTCTTGGCGGCGATTTATTATTAATTCCGAAAGCCATGAAAGCTAGTAAATCAACAATACGCAATATTCGTCAAAACTTATTTTGGGCATTTGGTTACAATGTAGCTGGTATACCGATTGCCGCATTAGGGTTACTCGCACCATGGGTTGCCGGCGCTGCAATGGCGTTAAGCTCTGTGAGTGTCGTCACTAATGCATTGAGACTTAAACGCATGAAATTATAA
- a CDS encoding SulP family inorganic anion transporter, which yields MLNKLKREWLTAPGTNIVAGILVALALIPEALSFSIIAGVDPMVGLYSSFIIAVVISFVGGRPAMISAATGSVALVIVPLVKDHGVQYLLAATILMGIIQIIFGVLKVGRLMKFIPNSVMIGFVNALAILIFMTQIKHIFGISIPTYLFVITTLLIIYLLPRVFNKIPAPLIAIVVLTIVYLATGAKVETVGDLGQITRSLPQFFIPDVPFNLETLQIILPYSLSMAIVGLVESLLTARIVDQATDTYSSKNRESRGQGIANFITGFFGAMGGCAMIGQSVINVRSGATTRLSTFTAGVFLIVLIIVFGDWVVQIPMPILAGIMIMVSVGTFDWHSFQFMKKAPRTDALVMVLTVAIVLFTSNLALGVIVGVIVSALCFATKISNVTVDYEEVDETIHYKIKGQIFFVSIDSMMNQLDLELRNKIIYLDFSQAHLWDDSAVNAIDTLIENYHKKKNTIYVQHLNKDSRKIVSELSKVNKQHLL from the coding sequence ATGTTAAATAAACTTAAACGAGAATGGCTCACTGCTCCGGGCACCAATATCGTAGCTGGTATCCTTGTGGCGCTTGCACTCATTCCTGAAGCCCTCTCATTCTCTATCATTGCCGGTGTAGATCCTATGGTCGGTCTATACTCTTCATTTATTATAGCAGTTGTTATTTCTTTCGTTGGTGGTAGACCAGCAATGATTTCAGCAGCTACAGGTTCTGTTGCCTTAGTCATTGTGCCATTAGTAAAGGACCATGGCGTTCAATATTTACTGGCAGCAACAATTTTAATGGGTATTATACAAATTATATTTGGTGTGTTAAAGGTAGGACGTTTAATGAAGTTCATCCCAAACTCTGTCATGATTGGTTTCGTCAACGCTTTAGCCATTCTTATTTTCATGACACAAATCAAGCATATATTTGGTATATCAATACCTACATATTTATTTGTTATTACTACACTACTAATTATTTACTTATTGCCACGCGTATTCAACAAAATTCCCGCGCCACTTATCGCAATTGTTGTACTTACTATTGTCTACTTAGCGACTGGCGCAAAAGTCGAAACTGTTGGTGATTTAGGTCAAATCACACGTTCATTGCCACAATTTTTCATTCCTGATGTGCCATTTAACTTAGAAACATTACAAATTATTTTGCCTTATTCTTTATCTATGGCGATTGTTGGACTTGTAGAAAGTTTATTGACTGCACGTATCGTAGACCAAGCAACTGATACGTATAGTAGTAAAAATAGAGAATCACGTGGACAAGGTATTGCCAACTTTATTACAGGGTTCTTTGGTGCTATGGGTGGCTGTGCTATGATTGGTCAATCCGTAATTAATGTACGCTCTGGTGCAACAACACGTCTTTCTACTTTTACAGCTGGTGTATTTTTGATTGTTTTAATTATCGTGTTTGGGGATTGGGTCGTTCAAATTCCTATGCCTATATTAGCTGGTATCATGATTATGGTATCTGTAGGAACGTTTGATTGGCATTCATTCCAATTTATGAAAAAAGCACCACGAACTGATGCGTTAGTCATGGTACTCACTGTAGCTATTGTACTATTCACGAGTAATCTTGCCTTAGGTGTTATCGTTGGTGTCATTGTAAGTGCCCTTTGTTTTGCTACAAAAATTTCAAATGTTACTGTAGATTACGAAGAAGTCGATGAGACAATTCACTACAAAATCAAAGGCCAAATTTTCTTTGTCTCTATAGATTCTATGATGAATCAACTTGATTTGGAATTACGCAATAAAATAATTTACTTAGATTTTAGTCAAGCTCACTTATGGGACGATTCCGCAGTGAATGCGATTGATACTTTAATAGAAAACTATCATAAGAAAAAAAACACAATTTATGTACAACACCTCAATAAAGACAGTCGTAAAATTGTTTCAGAATTAAGTAAAGTAAACAAACAACATCTTTTATAA
- a CDS encoding ABC transporter ATP-binding protein, producing the protein MSILKVEGLTKKYGNRHQQQEVLKGIDFSIEKGEFVTIMGPSGSGKTTLLNVLSSIDYITSGTVEINGNKINNMSNKALADFRKKEIGFIFQNYSVLHTLTVKENIMLPLSIQKMSKTEKENNYNEVTKALGIHELGHKYPNEISGGQQQRTAAARASVHKPAIIFADEPTGALDSKSAQDLLNRLEDLNESIDATIVMVTHDPVAASYSNRVIMLKDGSVHSEIYQGDDSNQAFYKNIIHMQTALGGVANEF; encoded by the coding sequence ATGTCGATATTAAAAGTAGAAGGACTAACAAAAAAGTACGGTAACAGACATCAGCAACAAGAAGTATTAAAGGGGATAGATTTTTCAATTGAAAAGGGTGAATTTGTTACCATAATGGGGCCTTCAGGTTCTGGTAAAACAACACTTTTAAACGTCTTAAGTTCTATTGATTATATAACGAGTGGCACAGTTGAAATTAACGGTAACAAAATAAATAACATGAGTAACAAGGCGTTAGCAGATTTTCGTAAAAAAGAGATAGGTTTTATTTTTCAAAACTATAGTGTATTACACACATTAACGGTAAAAGAAAATATCATGCTTCCTTTATCAATTCAAAAAATGTCTAAAACAGAAAAAGAAAATAATTATAATGAAGTAACAAAAGCGCTAGGTATTCATGAACTGGGTCATAAATATCCTAATGAAATTTCTGGAGGGCAACAACAACGTACTGCAGCAGCACGCGCTTCGGTACATAAACCTGCTATTATTTTTGCTGATGAACCTACTGGCGCATTAGATTCAAAAAGTGCACAAGATCTTCTAAACAGGCTTGAAGATTTGAATGAAAGCATAGATGCAACGATTGTAATGGTGACACATGATCCAGTGGCAGCAAGTTATTCTAATCGTGTCATTATGTTGAAAGATGGCAGCGTCCATTCTGAAATTTACCAAGGTGATGACTCGAATCAAGCGTTTTACAAAAATATCATTCATATGCAAACTGCTTTGGGTGGTGTAGCAAATGAGTTTTAA